The genomic stretch TGTCTACGTCAGATTTTAGTAAATCTGATTGGTAATGCGATTAAATTTACCCCAAGTGGTGAAATTGCTATTACGGTCAGTTCTACTTTGATAGAACAAACCACAGATATTTACCAACTAAATTTTACTGTCAGGGATACGGGAGTTGGCATTACCCCTGAGGCAATCTCACGACTGTTTAAACCTTTCATGCAGGCAGACAGTTCCATTACCCGACAATATGGAGGCACTGGTTTAGGCTTAGCAATCTGCAAAAAACTTTGTAATTTAATGGGGGGAGATATTCAGGTCGAGAGTGAAGTTGCTCAAGGTACGACTTTTTCCTTTTCGATCCGAGTTCAAGCGATCGCGACAGAATCCTTAGCGATCGCCTCTGAACTAAAAAACAAACATATTCTGGTTGTTAATACCAACCCTACTATTCAAAAAATTATTCTAGTTTATGCACAATCATGGGGAATGCTTGTGCAATCTGCCTACTCTGAAGTAGAAGCCCTAAAGCATTTAGAACTATTAGACTTTGATGCTGTGATTATTGACTGGAATTTACCATCCGTTGATATTCTCGAATTAGCTAGAAATATCCATGATATTTTCCCTTCTTTACCCCTGATTCTTCTATCATCAGTATCTAATAATAATTGTCCTAGCCCTCATTTATTTGCTGGATATTTGATCAAACCAATTACTACTTCCAAACTTTATCAATTATTCTTAAATTTATTTGCGATTAAGCAACCCCCAATTCAACTACAGCAAAATTTTACATTAGATAGTGATTTTGCCCATAAACATCCTTTAAGAACTTTAATCGTTGAGGATAACTCAGTAAATCAGCAGATTCTCCTACTCATGTTAGAACGATTAGGATATCAAGGAGATGCCGTTAGTAATGGATTAGAAGCTGTATATGCCTTAGAAAGACAAGCTTACGATTTAGTCTTTATGGATATTCAAATGCCAATTATGGATGGATTAGCAGCTTGCCAACGTATTCGCCAATTGCCAGAACGGAACCCTTGGATTATTGGAGTTTCAGCAAATGCTTTTCGAGAATCCCGCGAGGTAGCTTTAGCGGCTGGGATGAATGATTATCTAACTAAACCCTTAAAAATTGACGATTTAATCATTACTTTAAGCAATGTATCTGGACATTTAAGAATAAGTCAAAATATAAATGAACAGACTTTAGAGCAACCTAAATTACAATCACTAAACAATTTATATCAATCTGAACTAGCATCTCAAAATTTAGACATTAGTTTAGACTTGGAAGTTGATCCGTTAATAAATCAATTGCCATCTAAAGCTCTAGAAAAATCTGTAATACCCTTCGGTATTTATATTCAAAACGACTTTGCTATTTCTAATCTAGATGTGATTAATACTTCTACACTTAGTATGTTGGAGCAATCTGTAGGTAAAATATTTTTACCTGAAATTATAAGTTCTTATTTGTCAGAGGCAAACAGAGCGATCGCCTCTATGCAGGAAGCATTTAAACAACTAGATTTTGAGAAAGTTAGTTTTGAAAATCATTCCCTTAAGGGAGGCTGTGGCACTTTAGGCGCTGACAGAATGTTTGCGATCTGTAAAGATTTACAATCTTTATGCAAAGCTCAGGATCATCCCAGCAGGACTCATTTGATAGAGATAGCACTGCAAAAGCTAGAATTTGAGTATGACAAGGTCTATCAATTTTTTCATCAGTACTGATGTTATATGGAAGTTTGTAAAGACTTCACCCCTATCTCCTCTACTGTGGGGAAGTAGAAGAAGAAAATAATATAGATTTTACTCTTTTTTCCTGTGGGAGAAGAGTTTGGGAGATGAATGTTCCACTTAACGTCAGTCAGTAATCAAAGAAAATGGAGGAGTTAAATTAGCGTTATTCTCTTTTGTGTCTTATTTCTCAACTAAAGTAATTGTATAGAAAGACTAAATCATTTGTAGATTTTGGGATTTGTGGAAGCACACCCCTGCGGGGTGCTTCCACAAACTATTTAGGATTGCTATAGCTATATCCTAGTTATCGTGATTTCTTATCAAATTATTGGGTTTTCGTTTAGGGCGCAAAGCGCTATAGTTATGTTCAGTATCGTAATATTCGCAATATTATCAGGGGCCTCAGCTTATGTCAGCCGCAACCAAAAAATACCGATTAATTACCCGAAGTGATTTTGACGGTGTTGTTAGCGCAGTATTGCTAAAAGAACTGGATATGATCAACGAAATCCTATTTGTACATCCCAAAGATGTACAGGATGGGAAAGTAGAGGTTTGCGATCGCGATATTTTGACCAATTTACCCTATATAGAAGGTGCTTACTTAATTTTTGATCACCATATGAGTGAGACCATGCGGGTTTATGATACACCTGAGAACCATATTATCGAAGGTGAAGCCCCATCAGCCGCTAGAGTAGTTTATAACTACTATGGAGGAAAATTAAAGTTTCCCAATATCTCACAAGCGATGATGCAGGCGGTTGACAAGTGTGACTCGGCTCAGTTCGACATGGATGACATTCTGCATCCTCAAGGTTGGGTATTGTTAAGTTTCTTGATGGATTCACGCACAGGTTTAGGAAGATTTCGCGAGTTTAGTATTTCCAACTATGCGTTGATGATGGAGTTAGTGGAAGCCTGTCGGACGATGACAATTGAGGAAATCATGGAGCTTCCTAATGTCAAAGAGCGGGTAGAACTCTATTTTGTGCAGCAAGAAATCTTTAAGAAACAGATTCAGCATTGTGCCGAAGTTCACGATAAGCTAGTCGTTCTGAATTTACAAAATGAATC from Pseudanabaena sp. Chao 1811 encodes the following:
- a CDS encoding DHH family phosphoesterase; protein product: MSAATKKYRLITRSDFDGVVSAVLLKELDMINEILFVHPKDVQDGKVEVCDRDILTNLPYIEGAYLIFDHHMSETMRVYDTPENHIIEGEAPSAARVVYNYYGGKLKFPNISQAMMQAVDKCDSAQFDMDDILHPQGWVLLSFLMDSRTGLGRFREFSISNYALMMELVEACRTMTIEEIMELPNVKERVELYFVQQEIFKKQIQHCAEVHDKLVVLNLQNESTIYAGNRFMVYALYPDCNISIHRMWGRQHQNTVFAAGKSVLNRTCPINIGELMLRYEGGGHANAGTCQIDNERADEVQQELIDIITRNNVVQSVTLT